Proteins encoded by one window of Tunturibacter psychrotolerans:
- a CDS encoding glycoside hydrolase family 2 protein, translated as MILYKQSVKCFPLRGALLVAFLWVFNLYVTPALGATDSSSTSMPLKAGWTVQSDCKIHGDGAKLSTPGTHTEGWYSATVPATVLAVQVAAGEFKDIFVGTNLRSIPGTSYPQGENFSNLDMPADSPYHCGWWYRKAFNIAATEHGKTFWIRFGGINYRADVWLNGQKIADSTQVQGAYRTYEFNVTKALRPGQENVLAVETFAPTPTDLGINWVDWNPCPPDKDMGLWGPVTLLTSGPVVVRSPMATSHFPDDSLKTAELTVRAEVSNTTDHPTRGRLEGTAAGIVISQPVALDAGETKTITFAPENFSQLRIKNPRVWWPADVGAHPLETLTLRFVVDGSVSDEQSVHFGIREVTSELTPKGYRLFHVNQHPILIRGAGWSQDMLLRQQPERLAAEFRMVHDMHLNAIRLEGKMETDEFFRLADEQGVLVIAGWCCCDHWEHWNKWTPETLDVATASLRSQILRIRSHPSLIAWLNGSDNPPPANVESAYLKVLAESYWPNAILSSATATPTTVSGPSGVKMTGPYDFVAPSYWLVDSHYGGAYGFNTETSPGPAIPSLQSLKKMLPPDHQWPRDGVWGYHAGGEGFQNFNAFNDAMNATYGEAKTQERYNQVAQSMAFDGERAMFEAYGRNKYTSTGVIQWMLNNAWPSSIWHLYDYYLDAGGGYYGTKEACELLHVQYSYDDHSVYVVNSVYVASPGLTAVVQVYDLDLKELFAKSSTVDVGPDNAVKAIDIPQEIFQPASGTYFVQLELKDAKGGIVSRNFYWVPGKLTEFDWAKTDYTHTPAKTFENMTALGTLPAAHIAVTAHTSGNLIHVRLSNPSKALAFQVVAELEDEHGAKLPQTTWTDNYIELMPGEERELTASMPSDTIANANSKEVAEWKVKIEGWNTTAVTIPSRPIE; from the coding sequence ATGATTCTGTATAAGCAATCCGTAAAGTGCTTTCCCCTGCGGGGCGCACTACTCGTGGCGTTTCTGTGGGTCTTCAATTTGTACGTGACGCCCGCACTTGGTGCGACCGATTCGTCATCGACCAGCATGCCGCTCAAGGCCGGTTGGACAGTTCAGTCCGATTGCAAAATCCACGGCGACGGAGCAAAGCTCTCTACCCCTGGTACGCACACCGAGGGTTGGTATAGCGCGACTGTTCCGGCAACCGTTCTTGCGGTGCAGGTTGCTGCGGGTGAGTTCAAAGATATCTTCGTTGGTACGAACCTGCGTTCGATTCCGGGCACCTCTTATCCGCAGGGGGAGAACTTCTCTAATCTCGACATGCCTGCCGATAGTCCTTATCACTGCGGCTGGTGGTATCGGAAGGCCTTCAACATCGCGGCCACAGAACACGGCAAGACCTTCTGGATTCGCTTCGGCGGCATCAACTACCGGGCGGACGTCTGGTTGAACGGTCAGAAGATTGCGGACTCGACACAGGTGCAAGGCGCTTACCGTACTTATGAATTCAACGTCACGAAAGCGCTGAGGCCTGGCCAAGAAAACGTGCTTGCTGTCGAGACCTTCGCGCCGACTCCGACCGATTTAGGCATCAACTGGGTGGACTGGAACCCCTGTCCTCCAGATAAAGACATGGGACTTTGGGGACCTGTCACGCTATTAACGAGCGGCCCGGTCGTAGTACGATCACCAATGGCGACGAGCCATTTCCCCGATGACTCCTTAAAGACAGCGGAACTCACCGTTCGTGCGGAGGTCAGCAACACAACCGACCATCCGACAAGGGGGCGCCTCGAGGGTACCGCCGCAGGCATAGTTATCTCGCAACCTGTGGCGCTGGATGCCGGCGAAACGAAGACGATCACTTTCGCGCCAGAGAATTTTTCACAGCTACGGATCAAGAACCCTCGCGTATGGTGGCCGGCCGATGTAGGCGCGCATCCGCTGGAAACATTGACGCTCCGATTTGTAGTGGATGGCTCTGTGTCGGATGAGCAAAGTGTTCATTTTGGCATTCGAGAAGTCACGTCGGAACTTACGCCAAAAGGGTACCGCTTGTTCCATGTCAACCAGCACCCTATTCTGATACGCGGCGCCGGTTGGTCACAGGATATGCTTCTACGCCAGCAGCCTGAACGACTGGCAGCCGAATTTCGAATGGTGCATGACATGCACCTGAACGCAATTCGACTTGAAGGCAAGATGGAGACGGACGAATTTTTCCGTCTCGCAGATGAACAGGGCGTGTTGGTGATAGCAGGATGGTGCTGCTGCGACCATTGGGAACACTGGAATAAGTGGACGCCAGAGACCTTGGACGTAGCCACCGCTTCATTGAGATCACAGATACTACGGATTCGCAGCCATCCGAGCTTGATTGCCTGGCTAAATGGCAGTGACAACCCACCGCCCGCCAACGTGGAGTCCGCCTACCTGAAAGTGCTCGCGGAGAGCTACTGGCCGAACGCAATCCTATCTTCAGCGACAGCCACTCCGACCACTGTAAGCGGCCCGAGCGGCGTGAAGATGACGGGCCCATATGATTTTGTCGCGCCATCCTACTGGCTCGTCGACTCTCATTATGGGGGAGCCTATGGATTCAACACCGAGACGAGTCCCGGTCCAGCGATTCCCTCGCTGCAAAGCCTAAAGAAGATGTTGCCGCCCGACCACCAGTGGCCTCGCGATGGGGTTTGGGGATATCACGCGGGCGGTGAAGGATTCCAGAATTTTAATGCGTTCAACGACGCCATGAATGCTACCTACGGCGAGGCTAAAACGCAGGAGAGATATAACCAGGTTGCGCAGTCGATGGCCTTCGACGGAGAGCGCGCTATGTTCGAGGCCTATGGCCGCAATAAGTACACCTCAACCGGCGTCATCCAGTGGATGCTCAACAATGCGTGGCCTTCGAGCATCTGGCATCTTTACGACTACTACCTGGACGCAGGCGGCGGTTACTACGGGACAAAGGAGGCTTGCGAACTGCTACATGTGCAGTATTCGTACGACGATCATAGCGTTTACGTCGTCAATAGCGTCTATGTCGCATCGCCCGGGTTGACTGCAGTTGTCCAGGTATACGACCTTGATTTAAAAGAGCTCTTCGCTAAATCAAGCACTGTCGATGTAGGCCCCGACAATGCGGTAAAGGCGATCGACATTCCGCAGGAGATCTTTCAGCCGGCGTCTGGCACCTACTTTGTTCAACTCGAATTGAAGGACGCAAAAGGCGGGATCGTCAGCAGGAACTTCTACTGGGTGCCAGGCAAATTGACAGAGTTCGACTGGGCAAAGACGGACTATACCCATACGCCGGCCAAGACCTTCGAAAATATGACCGCGCTCGGTACCCTGCCTGCGGCACACATTGCAGTGACCGCTCACACCTCAGGCAATCTGATTCATGTGCGGCTCTCCAATCCATCGAAAGCACTGGCGTTCCAAGTCGTCGCCGAGTTGGAAGATGAGCATGGGGCGAAGCTCCCACAGACGACATGGACTGATAACTACATCGAACTGATGCCAGGTGAGGAGCGCGAACTGACAGCGTCGATGCCATCAGACACGATTGCAAACGCGAATTCCAAGGAAGTTGCGGAGTGGAAGGTGAAGATCGAGGGATGGAACACCACAGCTGTCACCATCCCTTCGAGGCCAATCGAGTAG
- a CDS encoding tetratricopeptide repeat protein: protein MLASVQSVATSSQDPATIFSQGAQALKNGEFRRAEELFRRVIALDPKSGAAHINLGVTYMRERRWDDAMAELHQAETLSPKTSGIQLNMGLIYYRKSDFSAAIEPFSKVLKLEPDSLQASYLLGLCYFFTNRYKAAVETLAPIWKQESTNLNYLYVLSIAANKSSNTPLQKQVFDQMIAIGQNTPEFHLYAGKAWLAGHDTDQALEQFRIAAAAKPDLPLVHYFLGRTYLERYAYSEAEAELKKDVSVEPEFAYNYEELGLLYAKLEQPEKAELSFRRAIELNHELVNSYFGLAKLYRDSARYSDALEMLDHAEALAPQSASIHYTRGQVLTHLGERAQARQEFDTASKLLKSFNDRLQQDPSGDQSADAQNAAQQ, encoded by the coding sequence ATGCTCGCATCCGTACAGAGTGTCGCCACTTCCTCGCAGGATCCCGCGACCATCTTTTCGCAAGGGGCACAGGCTTTGAAGAACGGCGAGTTCCGCAGGGCAGAAGAACTCTTTCGACGGGTCATCGCGCTCGATCCAAAATCTGGTGCGGCACACATCAATCTCGGCGTTACGTACATGCGCGAACGACGGTGGGACGATGCGATGGCCGAGTTACATCAGGCAGAGACGCTCTCTCCCAAAACCTCAGGCATTCAACTCAACATGGGGCTCATCTATTACCGCAAGAGCGATTTTAGTGCAGCTATCGAGCCATTCTCGAAGGTCTTGAAACTAGAACCGGATTCGCTGCAGGCAAGCTATCTGCTGGGCTTGTGCTACTTTTTTACGAATCGATATAAGGCTGCCGTGGAGACGCTGGCTCCTATATGGAAACAGGAGTCGACCAACTTGAACTACCTCTATGTGCTGAGCATTGCTGCGAACAAGTCGTCCAATACGCCGCTACAGAAGCAGGTCTTCGACCAGATGATTGCAATCGGACAGAACACTCCGGAGTTCCATTTGTACGCGGGGAAGGCGTGGCTGGCGGGACACGACACCGACCAGGCGCTCGAGCAATTTCGGATAGCTGCTGCAGCGAAACCGGATCTTCCTCTCGTGCATTATTTTCTGGGACGGACTTACCTTGAACGCTACGCTTATTCTGAAGCTGAGGCTGAGCTGAAAAAAGACGTGTCCGTTGAGCCGGAGTTCGCATACAACTACGAAGAGCTGGGTCTTCTCTATGCAAAGCTGGAGCAGCCCGAAAAAGCAGAGCTGTCTTTTCGCAGAGCGATTGAACTCAACCACGAGTTAGTAAACTCATACTTCGGCCTCGCCAAGCTATACCGGGACTCAGCGCGCTACAGCGACGCACTGGAGATGTTGGACCATGCCGAAGCCCTTGCGCCTCAGAGCGCCAGTATTCACTACACGAGGGGACAGGTGTTGACTCATCTTGGAGAGCGCGCACAGGCGCGTCAAGAGTTCGATACGGCCTCGAAGCTTCTCAAATCCTTCAACGATCGCCTACAGCAAGATCCTTCGGGAGATCAATCTGCCGACGCTCAGAATGCCGCGCAGCAATAA
- a CDS encoding LacI family DNA-binding transcriptional regulator produces MRKTLNSGRITLADVAREAGFSSSTVSIVLNEAPLSRYVAANTKLLIKETSKRLGYRPDAFARSLRRRRSLTIGIMVFDISDPYCTLILKGIHKTLQPTGYLPIIMDAHNEPKQFERYLEMMLERRLEALIIVANWLFVDIKMLGELEREHIPMVMVGRSIPIGSMSSVMVDNEAGGYAALQHLYKLGHRKIAFVRGPMKLEDSSERFDGMMRFAQEVGLKIEPQLIVDLPNELDPLSGFYEGCRLTNELLTTGKSFSAIAAFDDLTAFGVVRALHEQGVGVPEQCSVIGFDDVPHAALFSPGLTTVQQPMEEMGRIAAQRVLRGIDALGEDAQAVGNDGHTRLVPTVTVRESTGRRRK; encoded by the coding sequence ATGCGTAAAACCCTGAACTCTGGAAGAATCACGCTTGCCGATGTAGCACGCGAGGCCGGATTCTCCTCCTCCACCGTGTCAATCGTTCTCAACGAAGCGCCGCTCTCCCGGTATGTAGCGGCAAACACGAAGCTCCTTATCAAGGAGACGTCGAAGCGGCTCGGCTATCGCCCGGATGCATTCGCGCGATCACTTCGTCGGCGCAGAAGCCTGACCATCGGTATCATGGTGTTCGATATCTCAGATCCCTACTGCACGCTCATTCTCAAAGGCATTCACAAAACGCTACAGCCGACCGGTTACCTGCCCATCATCATGGATGCGCACAACGAACCGAAGCAGTTCGAGCGCTATCTCGAGATGATGCTTGAGCGCAGGCTCGAAGCCTTGATCATCGTTGCCAATTGGCTGTTCGTCGATATCAAAATGCTTGGCGAACTTGAGCGAGAGCACATCCCGATGGTGATGGTAGGACGGTCAATACCGATTGGCTCTATGAGTTCGGTGATGGTTGACAACGAGGCGGGCGGGTATGCTGCACTGCAACACCTGTACAAGCTGGGTCATCGTAAGATTGCATTCGTGCGCGGTCCGATGAAGTTGGAGGACAGCAGCGAGCGTTTCGATGGCATGATGCGATTTGCACAGGAGGTTGGGCTGAAGATCGAGCCCCAGCTGATCGTCGATCTGCCAAATGAATTGGATCCTCTCTCGGGGTTTTATGAGGGCTGTCGACTCACCAATGAATTGCTAACGACGGGTAAATCATTTTCGGCGATCGCAGCCTTCGATGACCTGACCGCGTTTGGAGTGGTGCGAGCATTGCATGAGCAAGGAGTTGGAGTTCCCGAGCAGTGCTCCGTTATCGGCTTCGACGACGTTCCTCATGCGGCGCTCTTCAGCCCGGGGCTGACAACAGTGCAGCAGCCGATGGAAGAGATGGGCCGAATTGCTGCTCAGCGCGTACTGCGTGGTATCGATGCGCTCGGAGAAGATGCGCAAGCCGTCGGTAACGACGGCCACACACGATTGGTTCCAACTGTTACGGTGCGCGAGTCAACGGGCAGACGACGCAAATAG
- a CDS encoding TonB-dependent receptor gives MRSHSSLCCPKPDTSMLTHAVSTAAADRSVSVSSRGIFRYLLIALLSLLPAVVVAQQSSAINGAVTDPSGAAIQNASVTLTNTAQGTSITVSTNSAGEYSLPALNAGTYNLQITAPGFEKFEATGVVVRVSRKERVDAQLSVGSTSTEVKVSGTDLGAVQTESPEISFTITGKQITQIVLNGRNFSQLVTLSPGVVSQTDQDEGETGVAGSVEYSLNGGRPQYNNWELDGASIMDNGSNTTLNVYPNVDAIAETQVLTSNYGAQYGRNASGTVQAQTKSGTERLHGDVFEFLRNDAFNARNYFAQTVPTYKKHDYGFTIGGPVYIPHIYTPAERKTFFFYSQEFRHENVPGTFFNQQVPSDAERGGNFSDLCPAPGSAVDTGDFPSCPVDPTTGSYFTNNQVPVDPNGQALLVLIPAANTGSGTSSFFTASPSQLTTNREELFRIDQVFSEKVRGFYRFIYDSWSTTSTPPTFQTGSFPTVQNSFAGPGIDMVASLTYAASPTLVNEFVADYTTDHITLINTTPNIGRDNFTGNGFFANGYGNVLPSISVQGDAAYGGGFSETTGYFPWQNSNPTYTYRDDVTKTLKRHTLIFGASLIAAQKNEPSTGNNQGTFTFNTSSLNTTKNAFADLLVGNVAQFTQTSAQPKYYNRYKIVEPYIQDNWRATDRLTLNFGLRLSLFGTYHDISNQSGNFEPATWNAANAPTIDTDGSVTGQAGALVPGTGNIFNGVVSCGLNGVYSGCMSGHLFNPAPRLGFAYDVFGNGKLSVRGGFGIYFEHTNGNESNSEALEGSAPVVQTPNRYNISGYNVSGGTPLQFPLQVFAIPTHAVWPYVQQYNLAVQGELPSHTVLQVAYVGSLGRHLPTWYDLNQLRPVSASENPYGPGQTISGGDCNAALAALNVQPPVPVVVNGQTLSVDVLSRLQIACGASADQFRPFTGLSSINNSANVINSSYDAVQIGLSRYFGSLNGSVAYTYGHSIDNGSAGGYGNTEIVNSYNLGQSRASSNFDERHILAVSLVYDIPLFTRPGLLHSLLGGWQISDLTSFQTGTPFSVTNSIIADNAGTGNSFATSQGSGVQSYPDIVGHLHGKVGIRHPGMQLGPRLYNSDAFAAPQGLTYGNAGRNVLNLPARTNFDMGLFKNFAVREGMHFEFRTEAFNVFNHTQWSTIDATADCYAGGCSSDGFLTATAAHNARILQLAGKFVF, from the coding sequence ATGCGTTCCCATAGTTCGCTTTGTTGTCCCAAGCCCGACACCTCCATGCTCACCCATGCGGTCTCGACCGCCGCTGCCGACCGGTCTGTCAGTGTCTCGTCGCGAGGCATCTTTCGCTACCTGCTTATTGCTTTGCTTTCGCTATTGCCGGCAGTGGTGGTTGCGCAGCAATCCAGCGCAATCAATGGCGCAGTCACAGACCCGAGCGGAGCTGCCATCCAGAATGCCAGTGTGACGCTGACCAACACGGCCCAGGGAACGAGTATTACGGTGAGTACAAACTCAGCCGGAGAGTATTCTCTTCCCGCTCTTAACGCCGGAACGTACAACCTCCAGATCACGGCCCCGGGATTCGAAAAATTCGAAGCCACGGGCGTCGTCGTTCGTGTGTCGCGCAAAGAGAGAGTGGACGCGCAACTCTCGGTTGGTAGCACTTCCACCGAGGTGAAGGTCAGCGGCACCGACCTGGGAGCGGTCCAGACAGAGTCGCCGGAGATTTCATTCACCATCACAGGCAAGCAAATTACACAGATAGTCTTGAATGGTCGTAACTTCAGTCAACTCGTCACCCTCTCACCCGGTGTCGTCAGCCAGACTGACCAGGATGAAGGTGAGACGGGCGTAGCAGGCAGCGTCGAATACAGCTTAAACGGCGGTCGCCCGCAGTACAACAATTGGGAGCTCGATGGCGCGAGCATCATGGACAACGGAAGCAATACCACCCTCAACGTCTACCCCAACGTCGACGCCATCGCCGAGACCCAGGTTCTCACCTCCAACTATGGCGCCCAATATGGACGCAACGCATCCGGCACAGTCCAGGCGCAGACGAAGTCCGGCACTGAACGTTTGCATGGCGACGTATTCGAGTTTCTCCGAAACGATGCGTTCAACGCGCGAAATTACTTTGCTCAGACGGTTCCAACTTACAAAAAGCATGACTACGGATTTACGATCGGTGGACCGGTCTATATCCCCCATATCTACACTCCAGCGGAACGGAAGACCTTCTTCTTCTATTCGCAGGAGTTTCGTCACGAAAATGTACCTGGTACTTTCTTCAATCAGCAGGTACCGTCGGACGCTGAGCGTGGTGGGAATTTTTCAGATCTGTGTCCTGCTCCCGGCAGCGCCGTCGATACAGGGGATTTTCCGAGTTGTCCTGTAGATCCAACAACCGGCTCCTACTTCACCAATAATCAGGTCCCGGTCGATCCCAACGGTCAGGCTCTTCTCGTGCTAATCCCGGCAGCAAACACTGGCTCAGGTACGTCTTCGTTCTTCACTGCATCTCCCTCGCAGCTCACCACCAATCGCGAAGAGCTCTTCCGCATCGACCAGGTCTTCAGCGAAAAAGTGCGCGGCTTCTACCGCTTCATCTACGACTCGTGGTCTACCACGAGCACACCTCCAACATTTCAGACCGGATCGTTCCCGACCGTTCAGAACAGCTTCGCCGGCCCTGGCATCGACATGGTGGCGAGTCTCACCTACGCCGCCTCGCCGACGCTGGTTAACGAGTTTGTCGCCGACTACACCACAGATCACATCACACTTATCAACACCACTCCGAATATTGGTCGCGACAACTTCACCGGAAACGGTTTCTTCGCCAACGGCTATGGCAACGTTCTGCCTTCAATCTCCGTACAGGGAGATGCGGCATACGGCGGAGGATTCAGCGAGACCACAGGCTACTTCCCCTGGCAGAACTCGAACCCTACCTACACCTACCGCGACGACGTCACCAAGACGTTGAAGCGTCACACGCTTATCTTCGGAGCCAGCCTTATCGCGGCCCAGAAGAACGAACCCTCGACGGGCAACAACCAGGGGACCTTCACCTTTAACACTTCGTCGCTGAACACAACAAAAAACGCCTTCGCCGATCTTCTGGTCGGGAATGTCGCTCAGTTTACACAAACCTCGGCCCAGCCGAAGTACTACAACCGCTACAAAATCGTTGAGCCTTACATTCAGGACAACTGGCGTGCCACCGACAGACTTACCCTCAACTTCGGTCTTCGCCTTAGCCTTTTTGGCACCTATCACGACATCAGCAACCAGTCTGGAAACTTCGAGCCGGCGACATGGAACGCGGCGAACGCGCCGACAATCGACACAGATGGTTCAGTGACAGGCCAGGCAGGAGCACTCGTACCAGGTACCGGCAACATCTTCAACGGCGTCGTCTCTTGCGGCCTCAATGGTGTCTATTCTGGTTGCATGTCGGGCCACCTCTTCAATCCAGCCCCGCGTCTCGGCTTCGCCTACGACGTCTTTGGTAACGGCAAACTCTCGGTGCGCGGCGGCTTTGGGATTTATTTCGAACATACCAATGGGAATGAAAGCAACTCCGAAGCTTTGGAGGGTTCGGCTCCAGTAGTGCAGACTCCGAACAGGTACAACATCTCCGGATATAACGTCTCAGGCGGAACTCCACTTCAGTTCCCACTGCAGGTATTCGCCATTCCGACTCACGCAGTCTGGCCCTACGTGCAGCAGTACAATCTTGCGGTTCAGGGAGAACTGCCAAGTCATACAGTGTTGCAAGTAGCCTATGTGGGCAGCCTTGGAAGACATCTGCCCACCTGGTACGACCTGAATCAGCTCCGACCGGTGTCAGCGTCGGAAAATCCCTATGGTCCTGGCCAGACAATTTCAGGTGGCGATTGCAACGCAGCTTTAGCAGCTTTAAACGTGCAGCCGCCAGTTCCAGTTGTCGTAAACGGGCAGACACTATCCGTAGATGTATTGAGTCGTCTCCAAATCGCATGCGGTGCATCTGCCGATCAGTTCCGACCGTTTACAGGTCTAAGTAGCATTAATAACTCCGCAAACGTCATCAACTCGAGCTATGACGCCGTGCAGATCGGACTCAGTCGGTACTTCGGCTCTCTGAACGGCAGCGTGGCTTACACTTACGGTCACTCGATCGACAACGGTTCGGCCGGCGGCTATGGCAACACCGAAATCGTCAATAGCTACAACCTCGGTCAAAGCAGGGCGAGTTCGAACTTCGACGAACGACACATCCTCGCAGTCAGTCTCGTCTATGACATTCCGCTCTTTACTCGTCCAGGACTCCTGCACTCTCTACTCGGAGGGTGGCAGATCTCTGATCTGACCAGCTTCCAGACCGGCACTCCCTTCAGCGTCACCAATTCGATCATCGCAGACAATGCAGGCACAGGAAATTCATTCGCCACCAGCCAGGGCAGCGGTGTTCAATCCTATCCGGACATTGTTGGGCACCTCCACGGCAAGGTGGGTATCAGACACCCCGGTATGCAACTCGGTCCACGTCTCTACAACAGTGATGCCTTTGCCGCACCGCAGGGGCTGACGTACGGCAACGCGGGTCGCAACGTTCTCAACCTTCCCGCTCGCACAAACTTCGATATGGGTCTATTCAAAAACTTTGCCGTCCGTGAGGGTATGCACTTCGAGTTCCGCACAGAGGCATTCAACGTTTTCAATCACACCCAATGGAGTACGATCGATGCAACTGCAGACTGCTACGCGGGCGGCTGCTCTTCTGACGGCTTTCTGACCGCAACAGCAGCGCACAACGCACGTATTCTCCAACTAGCTGGTAAATTTGTCTTCTAA